A single window of Liolophura sinensis isolate JHLJ2023 chromosome 6, CUHK_Ljap_v2, whole genome shotgun sequence DNA harbors:
- the LOC135466561 gene encoding zinc finger FYVE domain-containing protein 26-like: MECNPEDETPSKYPLGREKKESAKLLFQYFCDNLSSGRWEVAASCVEQLSLSAEYRKKTKDVLKDVIEDPYGKSEGGDNLLSPHHLSWLCLTEYKNLLTASGEADDLQSLTKDVEFRLLLTEFTQNPSSTIIKEIYQYHRHISGLKSTSSSPSLRDSHKYLSPSALTFLKSSLETEPAIGHAVITAIKVKGQANYRVQNEALEKLYIDNVLYCLERLSELQSESENERDNVKEKLYTILSLYDPEPSLNQKHLTSLLGMLIKSCDENGESLDRYRLYSCLLSRKDNYLINQFLIMDNELQKEKMNTKSDNTLQPLEDCQQMQADLLSMCMYANRDKAWRQFLITVLQQRHHFLDQIVRTALGFIQTEQFDELEQLFTPEELWPLKPLIVLIGWNHCYTSTNARRLLSVLRTDQIVSKSGALDRCCNKLAYQLDLIEWCLEKTRLREQKKTSSCGQKATDLFRTLESHSVLYVLHHAAKLSSLDETEVLGLLERTPNHTETMNDNLSTRTVRFADENVENGDQEGIQPISLEQERDISIYRSYCALKNVMHAIKTCLDYAHVDLMNPTQKKVRRKLSSTSMSSTVRESVQSDLGDQASTSATDLDLQDGAQFQEFYNRDIWSKLEAVKEHLSEVFPLTFRLEILENIFSLLFITHKDIQESLQSDSESGDAGVEDVKSSPGVDHQNFSNIISDDDSSKTKSESSQKVGTVVSAAMTASAESHPSTLDFDEPFESIYAKEMKGKKAGEQTKTPLVPNGKPKLKPLKLRDDLQFVRPRSPAVDSSQPISATSTLSTGSVQSLFRLGFMTNEYVVRDLLHILRDCLFELNTVKFRLAGKDRDTSTADKKSLPLKINAETERRLTKVVPCAVSPDKLQKRTSRLTQFVSEAQWRYQLVAHPDIPKQPGHVLTETVLPETNSSDEDYEDRCQETEKRRVKRIFKSGHNCSDETGGGETTGSQYTDGGYDSSRQRRARSSSRRKSVGTSKVAKLTTGIIPSMLSSPRSLLNLCLKRNQPGQAGQVVKMFNMDGSPEIAEVAFSALYSEAVKKLHSFGSKSGREMGGASGKSGRISMKMLANVAAAAMATASVSSITDDLLSSSSLPVLPSPQNTETVPIQLTEFFHAGIVPCLVVGDLTFTACHSWDLCNNLLEITKSLEVKVTVTGNPEVKPSADKKGVKEFKPTGPVLLLDQLRELVQFALNCQSPESTTADQILMRKVIGCSPESCLLLSTHPINTSGCRNLLAAIEVLKKMVEKAQSVLVIKSASPKPSRERTSSESSLGMLHGSPQSFSKQEQPVVHNAMKLLIHALEKHIPTGGFILHFIRNFTDSIPATRNYLLSLYDHVKELAFLVAECEAKSKDAVVVPTNYFRMLEEGPIVTLGRLMFVKKMQPARLEKVAQKLSLNLTHIIVRSCCPRVPSKHMRELLPHQMSDIHYTPDGRVVLNEGYQQCNSPRHPEIVTRSLLSKLVQFMRDIAQRNNARGIFTSACAEITVQTTEFNEISMATQELKYVQLDLLKSREEKICFYGNLQNLLTLHCYLFHTLKHVNNRDWKDDRGILDCVIQSNSVAYYIGQLGIVSLFDLKYVINRCGLHPPAIWSKLLKSRLYALDPMDPWFRFVPPPEPRLLFVTMDTSVSSPPLQILSPDMVQTQLHQAMKDYLNMTVSIDLDKKQVTIPELLVWYRRDFSSEKVDQFDAPNEGLVNFISTQVTGNTESDLIQLLQLDQVHDFGENIDSTGRKELPFLVKVQCFNHDRQVNFDWEMFKRGSHPLVKTHRRSISLPPSMESSEDLSLGKDNESSTYQMTPVTLEYVKEDSPLCATLVSLICSDQLDDIEEHIEDDYFAESSHKMYKRTMSDISLVDIRSYRYRRLTDDYPILKRHLLNLVVPLAAAEEPDIIKSGDPILKFVTSSISDKVKGCMLNLHGNREYQTCLAAILNQLFGSRDWKAVLNILTCIPMMQLDDSPHLKILSDFVVCCVATTLTKSSSLCSAVDADILCNSIRLCHNINHQARTALALAKFLPLDAAMTLLEYCLSNKNLCSQLTEALRAKMTELKIYDQISVCARKQIQAVVDIAESVLPVLGQRLDDAEKLTQYLDWRNVQKMRAGDVLNLLIQVDDFDTARAWAELHNISQSKYQEIEQKFILSLLSQSPPNTTRAFKSLESILKTSDDMCYTMCKQLLDIVRESANVLFLTNFVLNHLSSKMSDQTSDNYRCLNMGAKSLLSLPESIRREYEHLITAPKLLLEQLLMNMKADLAGQVFRLIKLDFCKVINSSLSLDTEEFDELLSKYGTKAIEFPVVQVTGQEEDQSPSRSSPHTADADPSSLPKAPFMESMRVGSSRRSVDYSALSVNRSLLSSSQGASPNRRAFSPPSSKSPLAKFVLPADPPPKEKWVPDSAVSVCMVCQIERFSMFNRRHHCRRCGRVVCASCSTKTSIIMGVSARTCDECYEQMFKPRLDVLKEADMRRESLSASVSPLNRAPPASSADSSVMGGTELSAPEWNISSVIRHTEHEWKLRTDGAFNMYTRDEFYYEQAPSASLCISILSMMSSQSKAGQIMLQLCDELSKTLRPIAPGVPNPEVDYSLVISIMKHLLFRAKMIYIQSGEAQGLGMCDTYLSRVDLLNLLVSGNVSDIPSIQELTKVESVSRLRDRLIEDERLPLAMDVSTKCGLDTSGVWAAWGMACLQCADYTGAREKFNRCLKAPLDRNKTQQTSKLLLDIIDCLETMPSTGNTDVRSILSSPGSIKSLVSMPPLRYVDESSLDKAQFDEAIYYLKAFGSHLTMVQFYRRHGYLMKATQYILDHKCSTEVFVDGLLMPSLIQEDLGKLEDQLTMIDPTLEKWGPYLTATCRYLMKSKLMHVLYQVQIFMKDYIRAALNCITYFYQRGARTYLDLAGRVKYLFEAQKHLDAYLDPSKWGSVRPPSYSSSSPKPSWSDGHSLESSSARLTQMPQEVKKYLKSVIIQIEVTKYMEKSMTSKPPDGTAIAIIQSHLTGKEPPPTVFGNAKVRADVVTMVLMVGEDLLTSFDLSMKIIKEYRLSAVPILKHTAHEMAKFHDYPRIHELLSCLKHAGMDEPQSVDEIIGACIIILKDDPAEAKEVDGLIKLLRLDSNKINAMILVGKLKSAYLLAVKSERVEDVQRISGAAQRSGQSSVRNICDKWLSQRLKKP; encoded by the exons GCTGATGATCTACAGTCTTTAACTAAAGATGTGGAATTCAGGCTGCTGTTGACAGAGTTTACACAGAATCCCTCATCTACTATCATTAAG GAAATATACCAGTATCACAGACACATTTCTGGTTTAAAATCCACCTCATCTAGTCCTTCACTAAGGGATAGCCATAAATACCTGTCACCATCAGCTCTTACATTTCTCAAATCTAGCCTAGAGACAGAACCTGCCATTGGTCATGCTGTCATCACTGCTATCAAGGTCAAAGGCCAGGCAAACTACAGAGTTCAGAATGAGGCCTTGGAGAAACTGTACATCGACAATGTGCTTTACTGCCTGGAGAGGCTGTCTGAACtacaaagtgaaagtgaaaatgaaagggataacgtaaaagaaaaactgtacacCATACTATCACTGTATGATCCCGAACCCAGTCTTAATCAGAAACATTTAACATCGTTGTTGGGCATGTTGATAAAATCATGTGATGAGAATGGAGAAAGTCTGGACAGATATCGTCTATACTCCTGCCTGCTCAGCAGGAAGGATAATTACCTGATTAATCAGTTCTTAATAATGGACAACGAgctgcaaaaagaaaaaatgaatacaaaaagtGACAACACTCTCCAGCCACTGGAGGATTGTCAGCAAATGCAGGCTGACCTGTTATCTATGTGCATGTATGCGAACAGAGACAAAGCATGGAGACAGTTCCTCATCACCGTACTGCAGCAGCGCCATCACTTTCTTGACCAGATTGTG CGTACAGCCCTGGGATTTATACAGACTGAGCAGTTTGATGAACTAGAACAGCTGTTTACCCCTGAGGAGTTATGGCCCCTGAAACCACTTATTGTCCTGATTGGCTGGAATCACTGCTACACCTCAACCAATGCAAGACGGCTTCTGTCTGTTCTGCGGACTGATCAG ATTGTGAGTAAGTCTGGTGCTTTGGACAGATGTTGTAACAAACTGGCCTATCAGCTGGACCTCATTGAATGGTGTCTGGAGAAAACAAG ACTCCGAGAACAAAAGAAGACCTCCAGCTGTGGACAAAAGGCTACTGATTTGTTCCGCACACTGGAGAGCCACTCGGTTCTATATGTCCTTCATCATGCCGCTAAGCTCTCCTCATTGGATGAGACAGAGGTGCTGGGGTTGCTGGAGAGAACACCCAACCACACAGAAACCA TGAATGATAACCTCAGCACGAGAACAGTGAGGTTTGCTGATGAGAATGTGGAAAATGGGGACCAGGAGGGAATTCAGCCAATCAGCTTAGAGCAAGAGAGGGACATCTCCATATACAGAAGTTACTGTGCCTTAAAGAATGTCATGCATGCTATAAAGACTTGCTTAGATTATGCTCATGTTGATCTCATGAACCCAACTCAGAAGAAAGTAAGACGGAAACTCTCATCAACCAGTATGAGTAGTACTGTGAGGGAGTCTGTTCAGAGTGACCTTGGTGATCAGGCATCGACCTCTGCTACAGACCTTGACCTTCAAGATGGTGCTCAATTCCAGGAGTTTTACAACAGGGATATTTGGTCAAAATTGGAAGCTGTTAAGGAGCATTTATCAGAAGTCTTTCCCTTGACATTTCGTCTTGAAATTTTAGAGAATATATTTTCGTTATTATTTATCACTCATAAGGACATTCAAGAATCGCTGCAGTCGGACTCAGAAAGTGGAGACGCTGGAGTTGAGGATGTTAAGTCATCACCTGGTGTTGATCATCAAAACTTTAGTAATATTATCTCTGATGATGACTCATCAAAGACAAAATCAGAAAGCTCACAGAAAGTTGGCACTGTTGTCTCAGCAGCCATGACAGCTAGCGCGGAATCACATCCATCTACTTTAGACTTTGACGAACCATTTGAAAGTATTTATGCAAAAGAGATGAAGGGCAAAAAGGCTGGAGAGCAAACAAAAACCCCATTAGTGCCCAACGGAAAGCCGAAGTTAAAACCATTAAAACTGAGGGATGACCTTCAGTTTGTCAGACCGAGGTCGCCTGCAGTAGATAGTAGTCAGCCGATTTCTGCTACAAGTACGCTAAGCACTGGCAGCGTACAAAGTTTGTTCAGACTGGGTTTCATGACAAATGAGTATGTTGTGAGGGATTTACTGCATATTCTACGCGACTGCCTTTTTGAGCTGAACACAGTGAAATTTCGACTTGCCGGCAAAGATCGAGACACGAGCACAGCAGACAAGAAATCTCTTCCGCTGAAAATTAACGCAGAAACAGAACGGCGTTTAACAAAGGTTGTGCCGTGTGCTGTGAGCCCTGACAAACTACAGAAGCGGACATCACGACTGACTCAGTTTGTAAGTGAGGCGCAGTGGCGGTATCAGCTCGTGGCTCACCCTGACATTCCCAAACAGCCGGGTCATGTGCTTACAGAAACTGTGCTGCCCGAGACTAACAGTTCTGACGAGGACTATGAAGACAGGTGTCAAGAGACAGAAAAACGGCGGGTTAAACGTATCTTCAAAAGTGGACACAATTGTTCAGATGAAACCGGTGGTG gggagacaactggcAGTCAGTACACTGATGGTGGATATGACAGCTCACGGCAGAGACGAGCACGATCTTCCAGCCGACGTAAGTCTGTGGGAACATCGAAAGTTGCAAAGCTCACAACAGGCATCATACCATCGATGTTGTCTTCTCCAAGATCCCTTCTGAATCTCTGTTTGAAGCGGAATCAACCAGGCCAGGCTGGCCAAGTTGTCAAG ATGTTTAACATGGATGGTAGCCCAGAAATAGCTGAGGTGGCATTTTCAGCATTGTATTCAGAGGCTGTAAAAAAACTGCACAGTTTTGGCTCAAAATCAGGCCGTGAAATGGGCGGAGCTTCGGGAAAGTCTGGTCGAATCAGCATGAAGATGTTAGCTAATGTGGCAGCTGCTGCCATGGCAACTGCATCTGTCTCCAGCATTACAGATGATTTGCTGTCATCTTCATCATTGCCAGTGTTGCCGTCCCCACAAAATACAGAGACAGTGCCCATACAACTGACAGAGTTTTTCCATGCAGGAATTGTTCCATGTTTGGTTGTGGGAGATCTGACCTTCACTGCATGCCACTCATGGGATCTATGCAATAATCTGCTTGAGATTACCAAAAGTTtggaggtcaaggtcactgTGACGGGAAACCCTGAAGTGAAACCTTCAGCAGACAAAAAGGGAGTGAAAGAGTTTAAACCAACTGGCCCTGTCCTTTTACTGGATCAGCTGCGAGAATTGGTTCAGTTTGCGTTGAACTGTCAAAGCCCAGAGTCAACGACTGCCGACCAGATTTTGATGAGAAAAGTTATTGGATGCAGCCCTGAGTCTTGTTTACTGCTCTCCACTCATCCCATCAACACCTCAGGCTGCCGCAACCTGCTCGCCGCCATTGAAGTGCTGAAAAAAATGGTGGAGAAGGCCCAGTCAGTCCTGGTGATCAAGTCGGCAAGCCCCAAGCCATCAAGGGAGAGAACCTCGTCTGAGTCTTCACTGGGAATGCTTCATGGCAGCCCACAATCCTTCAGTAAACAGGAACAGCCTGTGGTACACAATGCCATGAAACTTCTGATCCATGCACTGGAGAAGCACATCCCAACAGGAGGCTTCATCCTGCACTTTATCAG gaacTTCACAGACAGTATCCCAGCTACCCGTAACTATCTGCTCAGCCTGTATGACCATGTGAAGGAATTGGCCTTTCTCGTTGCTGAATGTGAGGCCAAATCAAAAG ATGCTGTCGTAGTGCcaacaaattatttcagaatGCTGGAGGAAGGACCTATAGTTACTCTTGGCAGACTTATGTTTGTTAAAAAGATGCAGCCAGCAAG GCTTGAGAAAGTTGCTCAAAAGCTAAGTCTGAACCTGACCCACATCATAGTACGTAGCTGTTGTCCCAGGGTGCCCAGTAAGCATATGAGAGAGCTGCTCCCTCACCAGATGTCTGACA TTCATTATACACCTGATGGTCGTGTGGTACTAAATGAAGGATATCAACAGTGCAACTCTCCCAGGCACCCAGAAATTGTGACAAGAAGTCTGCTGTCTAAACTAGTACAATTTATGCGAG ATATTGCACAGAGGAACAATGCTCGTGGGATATTCACCTCAGCTTGTGCAGAAATTACTGTGCAGACGACAGAGTTTAATGAAATCTCTATGGCAACTCAGGAACTGAAATATGTCCAGCTTGACCTGTTGAAATCAAGAGAAGAGAAGATTTGTTTCTATGGCAACCTACAGAATTTATTAACCCTCCATTGCTACCTGTTCCATACCCTAAAGCATGTAAATAATCGG gaCTGGAAAGATGACCGTGGAATTTTGGACTGTGTGATTCAGTCCAATTCTGTGGCTTATTACATTGGACAGCTGGGAATTGTCAG TTTGTTCGATCTAAAGTATGTGATAAACAGATGTGGACTGCACCCTCCGGCCATCTGGAGCAAACTTCTCAAGAGCAGGCTCTATG CACTAGACCCTATGGATCCCTGGTTTCGGTTTGTGCCCCCTCCAGAGCCCCGCCTCCTTTTCGTCACCATGGATACATCAGTCTCCTCCCCACCTCTTCAG aTTCTGAGTCCAGATATGGTCCAGACCCAGCTCCATCAAGCCATGAAGGACTACCTCAACATGACAGTCAGCATTGACCTTGACAAGAAACAG GTGACCATCCCAGAGTTGTTGGTGTGGTACAGGCGTGATTTCTCCAGTGAGAAGGTGGACCAGTTTGATGCCCCTAACGAGGGCCTAGTAAACTTCATTTCCACCCAGGTAACAGGAAACACAGAGTCTGACCTGATACAGCTCTTACAGTTAGACCAGGTCCATGACTTCGGAGAGAACATCG ATTCTACAGGAAGGAAAGAGCTACCATTCCTGGTCAAAGTTCAATGCTTCAACCATGACAGACAGGTCAATTTTGATTGGGAAATGTTCAAACGTGGAAGCCATCCTTTGGTGAAGACACACAGGCGTAGTATTTCATTACCTCCATCAATGGAGAGCTCTGAAGATCTGAGCTTGGGAAAGGACAACGAATCATCCACATACCAAATGACCCCTGTAACGCTGGAATATGTGAAGGAAGATTCTCCCCTTTGTGCAACTCTTGTCAGTTTGATCTGCTCTGACCAACTGGATGACATAGAAGAACATATAGAAGATGACTATTTCGCTGAAAGCTCCCATAAGATGTACAAACGGACAATGTCAGATATCAGCTTGGTTGACATTCGCAGTTATCGATACCGTCGACTCACTGATGACTATCCGATTCTAAAACGACATCTTTTAAATTTGGTCGTTCCTCTAGCTGCTGCTGAAGAACCCGACATTATTAAATCTGGTGAtccaattttaaaatttgtcaccAGTAGTATTAGTGACAAGGTCAAAGGTTGCATGTTGAATCTCCATGGCAACAGGGAGTACCAGACCtgtttagcagccattttgaatcaGCTTTTCGGATCGCGGGATTGGAAAGCAGTCCTAAACATTCTAACCTGTATTCCCATGATGCAACTCGATGACTCGCCtcatttgaaaattttgtccGATTTTGTGGTGTGCTGTGTTGCTACTACTTTGACTAAATCCAGCTCACTTTGCTCAGCAGTGGATGCCGATATTCTGTGCAATAGCATCAGACTTTGTCATAACATCAATCATCAGGCTAGGACAGCTTTGGCTTTGGCTAAGTTTCTCCCATTGGACGCCGCTATGACCCTCCTTGAGTACTGTCTGTCCAATAAGAATCTGTGCTCTCAACTGACAGAGGCTCTTCGTGCAAAAATGACAGAACTGAAAATCTATGATCAG ATATCGGTGTGTGCCAGAAAACAGATTCAAGCTGTGGTAGACATAGCTGAGTCGGTTCTCCCCGTGCTGGGACAAAGACTGGATGATGCTGAGAAGCTAACACAGTATTTGGATTGGCGGAATGTGCAGAAAATGCGGGCTGGAGATGTCTTGAATCTTCTGATCCAGGTGGATGACTTTGACACGGCCAGAGCTTGGGCAGAGCTTCATAACATTTCACAGTCCAAATATCAG gAAATTGAACAAAAGTTTATCCTGTCATTACTCTCTCAGTCTCCGCCAAACACTACCAGGGCATTCAAG agCCTGGAGTCCATTTTGAAGACCAGTGATGACATGTGCTACACAATGTGTAAACAGCTGCTGGACATTGTCAGGGAATCAGCAAATGTTCTgtttctgacaaactttgtGCTGAATCACCTGAGTAGTAAAATGTCAGACCAGACATCAGATAATTACAGATGTCTTAACATGGGTGCAAAG TCACTACTGAGTCTACCAGAGTCCATAAGAAGAGAGTATGAACACCTGATCACAGCTCCTAAACTCCTTCTTGAACAGCTCCTGATGAACATGAAG GCAGATTTAGCAGGCCAGGTTTTTCGTTTGATCAAACTTGACTTCTGTAAGGTGATAAATTCAAGCCTGAGTCTTGACACTGAAGAATTTGATGAACTGTTGTCAAAGTATGGCACAAAAGCTATTGAATTTCCTGTTGTTCAAGTCACAGGGCAAG AAGAAGACCAGAGTCCATCGCGCTCCTCGCCTCACACTGCGGATGCTGACCCTAGCTCATTACCCAAAGCCCCCTTTATGGAGTCCATGAGGGTGGGAAGCTCCAGGAGAAGCGTGGATTATTCTG cTTTGAGTGTGAATCGCTCCCTGTTGAGCTCCTCTCAAGGGGCCAGTCCAAACAGAAGGGCCTTTTCTCCACCCTCATCAAAGTCACCTCTGGCAAAGTTTGTGTTACCAGCTGACCCTCCGCCTAAGGAGAAGTGGGTGCCTGACTCAGCTGTCAGTGTCTGTATGGTGTGTCAGATtgagagattcagtatg tttaaCCGTCGGCATCACTGCAGGCGCTGTGGTCGAGTTGTCTGCGCATCGTGCTCCACAAAGACATCGATCATCATGGGTGTTTCTGCGCGCACATGTGATGAATGTTACGAACAGATGTTCAAACCCAG GTTAGATGTATTGAAAGAAGCTGACATGCGTcgagaaagtctgtcagcaagtGTCAGTCCTCTGAACAGGGCACCTCCTGCGTCATCAGCAGACTCCAGTGTCATGGGAGGAACAGAGTTGTCTGCCCCTGAGTGGAACATCAGCAGTGTGATCAGACACACAGAACATGAGTGGAAACTGAGGACAGATGGTGCCTTTAACATGTACACCAGGGATGAGTTTTATTATGAGCAG GCTCCAAGCGCATCATTGTGCATTTCTATCCTGTCCATGATGAGTAGTCAGTCCAAGGCTGGTCAGATCATGTTACAGCTGTGTGATGAGCTGTCCAAGACACTGAGGCCTATAGCACCAGGTGTTCCTAACCCAGAGGTGGATTACAGCCTGGTTATCAG CATAATGAAACACCTGCTATTCAGAGCCAAAATGATCTACATCCAGAGTGGAGAAGCCCAGGGCCTGGGGATGTGTGACACATACCTGAGCAGAGTGGACTTACTGAATCTCCTGGTATCTGGCAATGTGTCAGATATTCCATCTATACAGGAACTCACCAAGGTTGAGTCAGTTAG CCGCCTGAGAGACCGGTTGATAGAGGATGAGCGGTTGCCCTTGGCAATGGACGTGTCAACTAAGTGCGGGCTGGACACTTCGGGTGTGTGGGCAGCCTGGGGGATGGCCTGTCTGCAGTGTGCAGACTACACAGGGGCAAGGGAGAAATTCAACAGGTGTCTAAAG GCTCCTCTAGATCGAAATAAAACACAGCAAACTTCCAAACTGCTGCTGGACATCATAGACTGCCTTGAAACCATGCCAAGCACTGGGAACACAGAT GTCAGGAGCATACTCTCTTCCCCTGGTTCCATTAAGTCGCTCGTGTCCATGCCACCTCTT CGCTATGTCGATGAATCGTCCCTGGACAAGGCACAATTTGATGAAGCCATATACTACCTCAAGGCATTTGGCTCACACTTGACCATGGTACAGTTCTATCGTCGCCATGGCTACCTGATGAAGGCAACTCAGTATATCCTAGACCAT AAATGTTCAACAGAAGTGTTTGTGGACGGCCTGCTGATGCCATCCTTAATCCAAGAGGATCTTGGGAAGTTGGAAGACCAGCTAACCATGATTGACCCAACTTTAGAGAAGTGGGGCCCATACCTGACTGCCACATGTCGATACCTGATGAAGTCTAAACTTATGCACGTCCTCTACCAAGTCCAGATATTCATGAAG GACTATATTCGGGCAGCCCTGAACTGTATCACCTATTTCTACCAGCGTGGGGCTCGGACTTACTTGGACCTGGCGGGACGAGTAAAATACCTGTTTGAGGCTCAGAAACACCTGGATGCATACCTTGACCCCAGTAAATGGGGCAGTGTGCGTCCCCCCAGCTACTCCTCTAGCTCTCCTAAACCCAGCTGGTCTGATGGTCACAGCTTAGAGAGCTCCTCTGCTAGACTGACTCAGATGCCACAGGAGGTGAAGAA ATACCTGAAATCTGTCATCATTCAGATCGAGGTGACTAAGTACATGGAGAAGAGTATGACATCTAAGCCACCAGATGGCACTGCTATAGCCATCATCCAGAGCCATCTGACAGGCAAGGAACCGCCCCCGACCGTATTTGGTAATGCCAAAGTGAGGGCAGATGTGGTTACAATG GTTTTGATGGTTGGAGAAGATCTGTTGACAAGTTTTGATCTGAGCATGAAAATAATCAAG gAATATCGACTGAGTGCTGTTCCCATCCTCAAGCACACTGCTCATGAGATGGCCAAGTTCCATGACTACCCCAGGATTCATGAGCTGCTCAGCTGCCTGAAGCATGCTGGGATGGATGAGCCACAGTCTGTGGATGAGATCATCGGGGCTTGTATTATCATCCTCAAGGACGACCCAGCTGAG GCTAAAGAGGTTGATGGGTTAATCAAACTGCTGCGGCTGGACTCCAATAAG ATCAATGCTATGATCCTCGTGGGAAAGCTGAAGTCGGCCTATCTTCTGGCAGTGAAGTCAGAGAGAGTGGAGGATGTGCAGAGGATCAGTGGGGCAGCTCAAAGGAGTGGACAGAGCTCAGTGAGGAACATCTGCGACAAGTGGCTCAGTCAGAGACTCAAGAAGCCATGA